The Oxalobacteraceae bacterium OTU3CINTB1 genome includes a window with the following:
- the ybeY gene encoding rRNA maturation RNase YbeY, with protein MSVKNKLTLSVQYPDARLKEVITRAAIRKWIQAALFAPAELTIRFVDAEEGRELNKQYRGKDYATNVLTFAYNEGEQLDEDAPTQADIILCTDVLEREAAEQKKSVEEHTAHLIVHGVLHAQGYDHEDDEEAAEMEGIETELLAGLGYADPYAE; from the coding sequence ATGTCCGTAAAAAATAAATTGACGTTGTCGGTACAGTATCCCGACGCCCGCCTGAAAGAAGTGATCACCCGCGCGGCCATCCGGAAGTGGATACAGGCGGCGCTGTTCGCGCCGGCCGAGCTGACCATCCGCTTTGTCGATGCCGAGGAAGGCCGCGAGCTCAACAAGCAATACCGGGGCAAGGACTACGCCACCAATGTGTTGACGTTCGCCTACAACGAGGGCGAGCAACTGGACGAGGACGCGCCGACGCAGGCCGACATCATCCTGTGCACCGACGTGCTGGAGAGGGAAGCGGCCGAGCAAAAGAAATCGGTGGAGGAACATACCGCGCACCTGATCGTGCACGGCGTGCTGCACGCGCAGGGCTACGACCACGAGGACGACGAGGAGGCGGCGGAGATGGAAGGCATCGAGACGGAGCTGCTGGCCGGGCTCGGGTATGCCGATCCTTACGCGGAGTGA
- the glyQ gene encoding glycine--tRNA ligase subunit alpha, producing MLTFQQIILTLQTYWDKQGCALLQPYDMEVGAGTFHTGTFLRAIGPEPWRAAYVQPSRRPKDGRYGENPNRGQHYYQYQVVMKPAPENILDLYLGSLEALGLDLKQNDVRFVEDDWESPTLGAWGLGWEVWLNGMEVTQFTYFQQVGGLDCKPVLGEITYGIERLAMYLQGVENMYDLVWTTWEENGETKTLKYGDVFHQNEVEQSAYNFEHSNAELLFAQFNNHESEAKRLIEAQLTLPAYEQIMKASHSFNLLDARGAISVTERAAYIGRVRALSRLVAQAYYESRERLGFPMAIALATTAAAAEQTV from the coding sequence ATGCTGACATTTCAACAAATCATTCTGACCTTGCAAACCTACTGGGACAAGCAAGGCTGCGCCCTGCTCCAGCCCTACGACATGGAAGTCGGCGCCGGCACCTTCCACACCGGGACCTTCCTGCGCGCCATCGGCCCGGAGCCATGGCGCGCCGCCTACGTGCAGCCGTCGCGCCGTCCGAAGGATGGCCGCTATGGCGAGAACCCGAACCGCGGCCAGCACTACTACCAGTACCAAGTGGTGATGAAGCCGGCGCCGGAAAACATCCTCGACCTGTATCTCGGCTCGCTGGAGGCGCTGGGCCTGGACCTGAAACAGAATGATGTGCGCTTCGTCGAAGACGACTGGGAATCGCCGACCCTGGGCGCCTGGGGCCTCGGCTGGGAAGTGTGGCTGAACGGGATGGAGGTAACGCAGTTCACCTACTTCCAGCAGGTCGGCGGCCTCGATTGCAAGCCGGTGCTGGGCGAGATCACCTATGGTATCGAGCGTCTGGCGATGTACCTGCAGGGCGTGGAAAACATGTACGACCTGGTTTGGACCACGTGGGAAGAGAACGGCGAGACCAAGACGCTCAAATACGGCGACGTCTTCCACCAGAACGAGGTCGAACAATCGGCCTACAACTTCGAACATTCGAACGCCGAACTGCTGTTCGCCCAATTCAACAACCACGAATCGGAAGCCAAGCGCCTGATCGAGGCGCAACTGACGTTGCCGGCCTATGAGCAAATCATGAAGGCGTCGCACAGCTTCAACCTGCTGGACGCGCGCGGCGCCATCTCGGTGACCGAACGCGCCGCCTACATCGGCCGCGTGCGCGCCCTGTCGCGCCTTGTGGCGCAGGCCTACTACGAGTCGCGCGAGCGCCTGGGCTTCCCGATGGCCATCGCCTTGGCGACGACCGCCGCTGCTGCTGAACAAACTGTATAA
- the lnt gene encoding apolipoprotein N-acyltransferase gives MRFRRANPNDPPKPQRSTKGRMIITLLAGAMCVFAFAPFGWWPLEILGLATLFYQVLRSADVKSAGLIGWAFGFGWTAAGTHWLYVSLHDYGAMAAPIAVAAVLLLAWGMGFYTALAMGGAAWLRKRWSLPLPAANLLVLPAMWALFEWVRAWLFTGFPWMSSGYAHNHSPLAGYAPVIGVYGLGWLAAVIAGALLLLLHRTRIKAAVLVVAICAAGVGLTYLQWTYPEGKPISVRLLQGNIPQSEKFDGARVIETMKLYHDAITAAPADLIATPETAIVMLPQQLPPDYLPGIAQFLTKTGSNLILGIPMADSQTAYFNSVIGLTPRQGSAYYRYDKHHLVPFGEFIPLGFRWFVNLMSIPLGDQTSGADIQPAFPIKDQRVLPNICYEDLFGEEIAAQLNHPAQGQKPATMLLNVSNLAWFGDTIAIPQHLQISQMRTLETGRPMLRATNTGATAIIDGHGVIRHQLKVNTFGTLAADVQGMAGSTPFIIWGNKLFLLLAALALGGAWFWARRAKNQAKAA, from the coding sequence ATGCGCTTTCGCCGCGCCAATCCGAACGATCCGCCCAAGCCGCAGCGCAGCACCAAAGGACGGATGATCATCACCCTGCTGGCCGGCGCGATGTGCGTATTTGCCTTCGCGCCCTTCGGCTGGTGGCCACTCGAGATCCTCGGCCTGGCGACCCTCTTCTACCAAGTGCTGCGCAGCGCCGACGTCAAAAGCGCGGGCCTGATCGGCTGGGCCTTCGGCTTCGGCTGGACCGCCGCCGGCACCCACTGGCTGTACGTCTCGCTGCACGACTACGGCGCCATGGCCGCGCCGATCGCCGTCGCCGCCGTGCTGCTGCTGGCCTGGGGCATGGGCTTTTACACGGCGCTGGCGATGGGCGGCGCGGCCTGGCTGCGCAAGCGCTGGTCGCTGCCGCTGCCGGCCGCCAACCTGCTGGTGCTGCCGGCGATGTGGGCGCTGTTCGAATGGGTGCGCGCCTGGCTGTTCACCGGTTTCCCGTGGATGTCGTCCGGCTACGCCCATAATCACAGCCCGCTGGCCGGCTACGCGCCGGTCATCGGCGTGTACGGCCTCGGATGGCTGGCCGCTGTCATCGCCGGCGCCCTGCTGCTGCTGCTGCACCGCACCCGCATCAAGGCCGCGGTGCTGGTCGTGGCCATCTGCGCCGCCGGCGTCGGCCTGACCTACCTGCAATGGACCTACCCGGAAGGCAAACCGATTTCGGTGCGCCTGCTGCAAGGGAACATCCCGCAAAGCGAAAAATTCGACGGCGCCCGCGTCATCGAGACGATGAAGCTGTACCACGACGCCATCACCGCCGCGCCGGCCGATTTGATCGCCACGCCGGAGACGGCCATCGTCATGCTGCCGCAGCAACTGCCGCCGGACTACCTGCCCGGCATCGCCCAGTTCCTGACCAAGACCGGCAGCAATCTGATACTCGGCATCCCGATGGCCGACAGCCAGACCGCCTATTTCAACAGCGTGATCGGCCTGACGCCACGCCAGGGCAGCGCCTACTACCGCTACGACAAGCACCACCTGGTGCCGTTCGGCGAGTTCATTCCGCTCGGCTTCCGCTGGTTCGTCAACCTGATGTCGATCCCGCTCGGCGACCAGACCAGCGGCGCCGATATCCAGCCGGCCTTCCCGATCAAGGACCAGCGCGTGCTGCCCAACATCTGCTACGAGGACTTGTTCGGCGAGGAGATCGCCGCGCAGCTGAACCACCCGGCGCAGGGCCAGAAGCCGGCCACGATGCTGCTCAACGTCTCGAATCTGGCCTGGTTCGGCGACACCATCGCCATTCCACAGCATTTGCAGATCTCGCAAATGCGCACCCTGGAGACGGGACGTCCGATGCTGCGGGCGACCAATACCGGCGCCACCGCCATCATCGACGGCCATGGCGTGATCCGGCACCAGTTGAAGGTCAACACCTTCGGCACCCTGGCCGCCGACGTCCAGGGCATGGCGGGCAGCACGCCCTTCATCATCTGGGGTAACAAGCTGTTTCTGCTGCTGGCGGCGCTGGCATTGGGTGGCGCCTGGTTTTGGGCGCGGCGCGCAAAAAACCAGGCCAAAGCCGCTTAA
- a CDS encoding HDOD domain-containing protein has protein sequence MSNTLSYDDVVRNLDDLPSLPAVVMELLNSIDQDDVDISVLAKKVSYDQALTAKTLRLANSSLYGLQVKVTTIQQAITYLGFQTTRNLITAAAVTGCFAEGHCPGFDHKAFWRHSIATAACAKVLARQMRFNQDYAFTAGLLHDIGRLVLVSCFPNQYSITLAYREEHDCYLLEAERKVLGVDHVDAGMALAEHWNFSDTMRLAIGGHHDPEAPGAGFLAAIIHVADAIVHALDLAQVRDDLVPPVSTVAWTALGLDEEIYLQLFRETELQYEEISMVLLS, from the coding sequence ATGAGTAACACCCTCAGCTACGACGACGTGGTGCGCAACCTCGACGACCTGCCGTCGCTGCCGGCGGTGGTGATGGAATTGCTCAACAGCATAGACCAGGACGATGTCGATATCTCGGTACTCGCCAAGAAGGTGTCGTACGACCAGGCGCTGACCGCCAAGACGCTGCGCCTGGCCAACTCCTCGCTGTACGGGCTGCAAGTCAAGGTCACCACCATCCAGCAGGCGATCACCTACCTGGGTTTCCAGACCACGCGCAACCTGATCACGGCGGCGGCCGTCACCGGCTGCTTCGCCGAGGGCCACTGCCCCGGCTTCGACCACAAGGCGTTCTGGCGCCACTCGATCGCCACCGCCGCCTGCGCCAAGGTGCTGGCGCGGCAGATGCGCTTCAATCAGGATTACGCCTTCACGGCCGGCTTGCTGCACGATATCGGCAGGCTGGTGCTGGTGTCGTGCTTCCCCAACCAGTATTCGATCACCTTGGCCTACCGCGAGGAGCACGACTGTTATCTGCTGGAGGCCGAACGCAAGGTGCTGGGCGTCGATCACGTCGACGCCGGCATGGCGCTGGCGGAACACTGGAATTTTTCAGACACGATGCGGCTCGCCATCGGCGGCCACCACGATCCGGAAGCGCCGGGCGCGGGCTTCCTGGCGGCCATCATTCATGTGGCCGACGCCATCGTGCACGCGCTCGATCTGGCGCAGGTACGGGACGATCTGGTGCCGCCGGTGTCCACGGTGGCGTGGACAGCGCTGGGCCTCGATGAGGAAATCTATCTGCAACTGTTCCGGGAAACCGAACTGCAGTATGAAGAAATTTCGATGGTGCTGCTGAGCTAA
- a CDS encoding toxin glutamine deamidase domain-containing protein encodes MISILAGTVRRINPGLSKTNCVNCAIATDAMLAGHPASALHGGPHSLAVLEQIFGAKFSVVGDLGEVVNVLSAAGSGSRGIVYGSRSGGVGHVFNAVNQHGIVRFLDGQTGKAAVVSGYIGFCFLRSN; translated from the coding sequence ATGATCAGTATCCTGGCCGGCACGGTTCGACGCATAAATCCTGGACTGAGCAAGACGAACTGCGTTAATTGCGCGATCGCAACGGATGCGATGCTCGCAGGACATCCGGCTTCGGCGCTGCATGGGGGGCCACACAGCCTCGCTGTACTTGAACAGATATTTGGCGCAAAATTCAGCGTAGTGGGTGATCTGGGCGAAGTGGTGAACGTTCTGTCTGCCGCAGGTAGTGGAAGTCGGGGCATCGTCTACGGTAGCCGCAGCGGAGGCGTGGGCCACGTGTTTAACGCCGTCAATCAACACGGAATCGTGCGCTTCCTCGACGGCCAAACCGGCAAAGCGGCGGTCGTCAGCGGTTACATCGGGTTTTGCTTTTTAAGGAGCAACTAA
- a CDS encoding CBS domain-containing protein — translation MQEHSSGVKTDAKPHRSLFERLTALISPEPENRAELLEVLHDAHERNLIDADALSMIEGVFQVSDLSARDIMIPRSQMDVIDISKPIEEWMPQVLATAHSRFPAIEGERDKVIGILLAKDLLRYYAEESFDVRDMLRPAIFIPESKRLNVLLRDFRANHNHMAIVVDEYSGVAGLITIEDVLEQIVGDIEDEYDFDEEEDNILSIKEGVHGPRWRIKALTEIEQFNEELDTSLPDDDVDTIGGLVAKHLARMPHKGDIFDYQGMRFEVLRADARQIHVLLVEKLPPAPDAGAGASQ, via the coding sequence ATGCAAGAGCACTCTAGTGGCGTCAAGACTGACGCCAAACCCCATCGGTCACTGTTTGAACGCCTGACCGCACTGATTTCCCCCGAGCCAGAGAATCGCGCGGAACTGCTCGAAGTTCTGCACGACGCCCATGAACGCAACCTGATCGACGCCGACGCCTTGTCGATGATCGAAGGCGTGTTCCAGGTCTCCGACTTGTCCGCCCGCGACATCATGATTCCCCGCTCGCAGATGGATGTCATCGACATCTCCAAGCCGATCGAGGAATGGATGCCGCAGGTGCTGGCGACCGCCCACTCGCGCTTCCCCGCCATCGAGGGCGAGCGCGACAAGGTGATCGGCATCCTGCTGGCCAAGGACCTGCTGCGCTACTACGCCGAAGAATCCTTCGACGTGCGCGACATGCTGCGCCCGGCCATCTTCATCCCCGAGTCCAAACGCCTCAACGTGCTGCTGCGGGATTTCCGCGCCAACCACAATCACATGGCGATCGTGGTCGACGAGTACAGCGGCGTGGCCGGTCTGATCACCATCGAGGACGTGCTGGAACAGATCGTCGGCGACATCGAGGACGAATACGACTTCGACGAGGAAGAGGACAACATCCTCTCGATCAAGGAAGGCGTGCACGGACCGCGCTGGCGCATCAAGGCGCTGACCGAGATCGAACAGTTCAACGAAGAGTTGGACACCTCGCTGCCGGACGACGATGTCGACACCATCGGTGGCCTGGTCGCCAAGCACCTGGCGCGCATGCCGCACAAGGGCGACATCTTCGACTACCAGGGCATGCGCTTTGAAGTGCTGCGCGCCGACGCCCGCCAGATCCACGTGCTGCTGGTGGAGAAACTGCCGCCAGCCCCCGACGCCGGCGCGGGCGCCTCGCAATAA
- a CDS encoding PhoH family protein, producing MKTKTPVQPHYFVPEPLDNSRLAHLCGPLDENLRQISAALDVTIFRRGEKFIVSGHNAERAVQILEQFYAVANKVVPIEEVQLALVEQRAGLAAAATAAAASTTSGAGAEGKPHAVAEAPFVEPDINSPVLKTRRTDLRGRTPHQIRYLRNILEHDISFGVGPAGTGKTYLAVACAVDALERDAVKRIILTRPAVEAGERLGFLPGDLAQKVDPYLRPLYDALYDLLGFDRTQKMFEKQVIEIAPLAYMRGRTLNHAFVILDEAQNTTVEQMKMFLTRIGFGSKAVITGDVTQVDLHKSQKSGLVDAVQVLKDVRGIAFSHFNSEDVVRHPLVARIVDAYETAHNHEAEIAPLLKATALKNVRKK from the coding sequence TTGAAAACCAAAACACCCGTTCAGCCGCATTACTTTGTTCCAGAGCCGCTCGATAACTCGCGCCTGGCCCATTTGTGCGGTCCCCTCGACGAAAACCTGCGGCAGATTTCCGCCGCGCTGGACGTGACCATTTTCCGTCGCGGCGAGAAATTCATCGTCAGCGGCCACAATGCCGAACGCGCGGTGCAGATCCTGGAACAGTTCTACGCCGTCGCCAACAAGGTGGTACCAATTGAAGAAGTGCAACTTGCACTGGTAGAACAACGCGCCGGCCTGGCCGCCGCCGCCACCGCCGCCGCCGCCAGCACCACCTCCGGCGCGGGCGCCGAAGGCAAGCCGCACGCGGTGGCCGAGGCGCCGTTTGTCGAACCGGACATCAACAGCCCGGTGCTGAAGACGCGCCGGACCGACCTGCGCGGCCGTACGCCGCACCAGATCCGTTACCTGCGCAACATTCTCGAACACGACATCAGCTTTGGCGTCGGCCCGGCCGGCACCGGCAAGACCTACCTGGCCGTGGCCTGCGCGGTCGACGCGCTCGAGCGCGACGCCGTCAAGCGCATCATCCTGACCCGTCCGGCCGTCGAGGCCGGCGAGCGGCTCGGCTTCCTGCCGGGCGACCTGGCGCAAAAGGTCGATCCGTATCTGCGTCCGCTGTACGACGCGCTGTACGACCTGCTGGGCTTCGACCGCACGCAGAAAATGTTCGAGAAGCAAGTCATCGAAATCGCGCCGCTGGCTTACATGCGCGGGCGCACCCTGAACCACGCGTTCGTGATCCTCGACGAGGCGCAGAACACCACCGTCGAGCAGATGAAGATGTTCCTGACGCGCATAGGTTTCGGCAGCAAGGCCGTCATCACCGGCGACGTCACCCAGGTGGACTTGCACAAGAGCCAGAAAAGCGGCCTGGTCGACGCCGTCCAGGTGTTGAAGGATGTACGCGGCATCGCCTTCAGCCACTTCAACAGCGAGGACGTGGTGCGCCATCCGCTGGTGGCGCGCATCGTCGACGCCTACGAGACGGCCCACAACCACGAAGCCGAGATCGCTCCCCTCCTCAAAGCCACCGCTCTTAAAAATGTCCGTAAAAAATAA
- the glyS gene encoding glycine--tRNA ligase subunit beta, translated as MTQTLLIELLTEELPPKALAKLGAAFAAGIVNGLKARDFLEADSVATSFASPRRLAVSITKVRATSPDKSIREKVLPVSVALDAAGNGTPPLAKKLAALGFPNLTVADLERAQDGKAESFFHTYTAAGSALQSGLQAALEESVAKLPIPKVMSYQRPDGATVQFVRPAHSLIALHGATVLPLTLLGLTASNVTEGHRFLTAPGQRAVTIADADSYAETLKSQGKVLASVEQRKEQIRADLLAKAGADQVLMPESLLDEVTALVEWPVVYECKFEEEFLAVPQECLILTMQTNQKYFALTDADGKLRSRFLIVSNIATDTPAAIIGGNERVVRPRLSDAKFFFEQDKKKTLESRLPLLKNVVYHNKLGTQAERSERVSALAGFIATQVGGDSALATRAAKLSKADLLTDMVGEFPELQGIMGTYYARNDGEPEDVALAASEHYQPRFAGDALPSTVTGTAVALADKLETLVGIWSIGLQPTGDKDPFALRRHALGVLRMLIEKRLMLSIRGLLDSAAQQFTGIAGFKDPVLEVTAFMLDRLRGILRERGFSPNEIEAVVAQNPDRLDDIVQRLEAVKAFAALPEAASLAAANKRITNILKKNEEALSAAGTSAVDPALLQDEAEKNLAAAVTRVQPDIDAAFIRGDFADALKTLAQLRDEVDAFFNDVMVMAEDVALRNNRLALLSSLHGMMNRVADISKLAA; from the coding sequence ATGACCCAGACCCTCCTCATCGAACTGCTGACCGAAGAACTGCCGCCGAAGGCGCTTGCCAAGCTGGGCGCGGCCTTCGCCGCCGGCATCGTCAACGGCCTGAAAGCGCGCGACTTCCTCGAAGCCGACAGCGTCGCCACCTCGTTCGCCTCGCCGCGCCGCCTGGCCGTCTCCATCACCAAGGTGCGCGCCACGTCGCCCGACAAATCGATCCGCGAAAAAGTGCTGCCGGTGTCGGTCGCGCTGGACGCCGCCGGCAACGGCACGCCACCGCTGGCCAAGAAACTGGCCGCGCTGGGCTTCCCGAACCTGACCGTGGCCGACCTGGAACGCGCGCAGGACGGCAAGGCCGAAAGCTTCTTCCACACCTACACGGCGGCCGGCAGCGCGCTGCAATCGGGCCTGCAAGCGGCGCTGGAGGAATCGGTCGCCAAGCTGCCGATCCCTAAAGTGATGAGCTACCAGCGTCCGGACGGCGCCACCGTGCAATTCGTGCGTCCGGCCCACAGCCTGATCGCGCTGCACGGCGCCACCGTGCTGCCACTGACCCTGTTGGGACTGACCGCGTCGAACGTGACCGAAGGCCACCGCTTCCTGACCGCGCCGGGCCAACGCGCCGTGACCATCGCCGATGCGGACAGCTACGCCGAGACCCTGAAATCACAGGGCAAAGTACTGGCCAGCGTCGAACAGCGCAAGGAACAGATCCGCGCCGACCTGCTGGCCAAGGCCGGCGCCGACCAGGTGCTGATGCCTGAATCGCTGCTGGATGAGGTAACGGCATTGGTCGAATGGCCGGTGGTCTACGAATGCAAGTTCGAGGAAGAGTTCCTGGCCGTGCCGCAGGAATGCCTGATCCTGACCATGCAGACCAACCAGAAATACTTCGCGCTGACGGACGCCGACGGCAAGCTACGTTCGCGCTTCCTGATCGTCTCCAACATCGCCACCGACACGCCGGCCGCCATCATCGGCGGCAACGAGCGCGTGGTGCGTCCGCGCCTGTCCGACGCCAAGTTCTTCTTCGAGCAGGATAAGAAGAAAACGCTGGAGTCGCGCCTGCCGCTGCTCAAGAACGTGGTCTATCACAACAAGCTGGGCACCCAGGCCGAACGCAGCGAGCGTGTCAGCGCGCTGGCCGGCTTCATCGCCACCCAGGTCGGCGGCGATTCCGCGCTGGCCACCCGCGCCGCCAAGCTCTCCAAGGCCGACCTGCTGACCGACATGGTCGGCGAGTTCCCCGAGCTGCAAGGCATCATGGGCACCTACTACGCCCGCAATGACGGCGAGCCGGAAGACGTGGCGCTGGCCGCCTCCGAGCACTACCAGCCGCGCTTCGCCGGCGACGCGCTGCCGTCGACCGTCACCGGCACCGCCGTGGCGCTGGCCGACAAGCTCGAAACCCTGGTCGGCATCTGGTCGATCGGCCTGCAGCCCACCGGCGACAAGGACCCCTTCGCGCTGCGCCGCCACGCGCTGGGCGTGCTGCGCATGCTGATCGAAAAACGCCTGATGCTGTCGATCCGCGGCCTGCTCGATTCGGCCGCGCAGCAGTTCACCGGCATCGCCGGCTTCAAGGACCCGGTCCTGGAAGTCACCGCCTTCATGCTGGACCGCCTGCGCGGCATCCTGCGCGAGCGCGGCTTCTCGCCGAACGAGATCGAAGCGGTGGTGGCCCAGAATCCGGACCGCCTGGACGACATCGTGCAGCGCCTGGAGGCCGTCAAGGCCTTCGCCGCGCTGCCGGAAGCTGCCTCGCTGGCCGCCGCCAACAAGCGCATCACCAACATCCTGAAGAAGAACGAAGAGGCGCTGAGCGCCGCCGGCACCAGCGCCGTCGATCCGGCGCTGCTGCAGGACGAAGCCGAGAAGAACCTGGCCGCCGCCGTCACGCGCGTGCAGCCGGACATCGACGCCGCCTTCATCCGGGGCGATTTCGCCGACGCGCTCAAGACCCTGGCGCAGCTGCGCGACGAAGTCGACGCCTTCTTCAACGACGTCATGGTCATGGCCGAAGACGTCGCCCTGCGCAACAACCGTCTGGCTTTGCTGTCATCGCTGCATGGCATGATGAATCGCGTGGCCGACATTTCGAAACTGGCGGCCTAA
- a CDS encoding YrhB family protein, producing MNTLNCAAALKIARAKVDELGRMAGEAFDILTAETKELKQGWLFFYNSADFIRTRDPMFALAGNGPLLVLRDGQVATLPTAVPWQEAIGQMSDPEADGRLTHSA from the coding sequence ATGAACACCCTAAATTGCGCTGCAGCTTTAAAAATCGCCCGAGCCAAGGTCGATGAACTGGGCCGCATGGCGGGCGAGGCATTCGATATTTTGACCGCCGAAACAAAAGAACTGAAGCAAGGCTGGCTGTTTTTCTACAACTCAGCCGATTTTATCCGGACCCGCGATCCCATGTTTGCGCTTGCGGGCAACGGGCCCTTGTTGGTTCTCCGGGACGGACAGGTCGCAACGCTGCCGACAGCGGTTCCTTGGCAGGAGGCGATTGGCCAAATGTCGGACCCTGAAGCGGACGGGCGCCTGACTCACTCCGCGTAA